Proteins encoded by one window of Thalassoroseus pseudoceratinae:
- a CDS encoding RNA polymerase sigma factor: protein MTDLSLIERAIQGDTAAFEAIVEAHQQAIYGYLRARLFQASDAEDLTQEVFLRFYLARARFDTENLVRPWLLGIARNLLKEHARKIKKRKEVAWTELCLELDDLMRGAGESKDGPYEDVIRHLPQCIESLGPSAREAVNLRYRSNLRLAAIGRKLHRSEGAIKLLMYRARQALKHCLDRRITQSEIPDPPPS from the coding sequence ATGACCGACCTCAGCCTCATCGAGCGAGCCATTCAAGGCGATACGGCCGCCTTTGAAGCCATCGTTGAGGCTCATCAGCAGGCGATCTACGGGTATCTGCGAGCGAGATTGTTTCAGGCTTCGGACGCGGAAGACCTAACTCAAGAGGTGTTTCTGCGGTTCTATTTGGCACGGGCGCGTTTCGATACCGAGAACCTCGTGCGGCCTTGGCTTTTGGGGATTGCCCGAAATCTGCTCAAGGAACACGCCCGCAAAATCAAGAAGCGGAAAGAGGTCGCGTGGACCGAGTTGTGCCTGGAACTCGATGACCTGATGCGAGGAGCGGGTGAGTCGAAAGATGGACCATATGAAGATGTCATTCGACATCTGCCTCAGTGCATCGAATCTCTCGGGCCCAGTGCCCGTGAAGCTGTCAATTTGCGGTACCGATCGAATCTGCGGTTGGCCGCAATCGGCCGAAAGCTGCATCGTAGTGAGGGCGCGATCAAACTGCTGATGTATCGTGCTCGGCAGGCGCTCAAGCATTGTTTGGATCGCCGGATCACGCAAAGCGAAATTCCCGATCCTCCTCCGTCGTGA